One window from the genome of Desulfobacterales bacterium encodes:
- a CDS encoding antibiotic biosynthesis monooxygenase family protein, with protein sequence MAVRILIRRRVPESKARKMLPLFKKMRQMATAQAGYISGETLRNCDDPEEFLVISTWQSIADWENWLKSPDRQKTHGKIDDLLGGETLYEAFYSGFTE encoded by the coding sequence ATGGCGGTGAGAATTCTGATTAGAAGAAGGGTTCCGGAAAGCAAGGCGCGAAAAATGCTGCCGCTTTTTAAGAAAATGCGACAGATGGCAACGGCTCAGGCAGGATACATATCAGGTGAAACCCTGAGAAACTGCGATGATCCAGAGGAGTTTTTGGTTATCAGCACATGGCAATCCATTGCAGATTGGGAAAATTGGCTTAAAAGCCCCGATCGCCAAAAAACACATGGAAAAATTGATGACCTTTTAGGCGGCGAAACGCTCTATGAAGCTTTTTATTCCGGGTTTACTGAATGA
- a CDS encoding U32 family peptidase, with translation MIKQPNDGHALVSRIEKPGAAQIPLELLAPAGNVQIGIAAIDHGADAVYIGAPKFGARAGAGNTISEITELVRYAHMFYARVYVALNTILTDQEMPEALQIIHSVFNIGADGLILQDAGLLELDLPPIPLIASTQMHNHTPEKVKFLEDVGFKRVILARELSLTEMAEIRNQTRGELEAFVHGALCVSYSGQCYMSQAIAQRSGNRGVCAQPCRSRYTLTDGDGTVVLRDKFLLSLKDLNLITAISDLAAAGVTSFKIEGRYKDIDYVKNITAAYRIAIDRFIDTHPAYRRASAGVSTFTFSADPEKTFNRGYTNYFLFGRKEKIASMDTQKSIGQFLGIISAVRKDSFRIQNADLTNGDGLCFFTKENTLAGFRVDRIIKETVYPNTMKGLSIGTRLYRNHDHAFSRMLKKDSGARRIGIEMNFIQNNTHIHLLVKDEDGNRADHVMAALFEPARDPVRARAQIQTQLTSTGNSPYHVTEITIYPEAPGFLPLSTLNGIRRHVLEALTQIRPRHYPRHTLRLTPNTVAYPEKILDFQANVLNEYARRFYERHGAQLREPAFETLSNTTGKTVMTTRYCIRHQLGACPKSGKKTLVLKAPLRITDGHHAYRLDFDCQQCKMFVVMENTQ, from the coding sequence ATGATTAAACAACCAAACGATGGCCATGCGCTGGTATCCCGAATAGAAAAACCCGGCGCCGCTCAAATACCGCTTGAACTTCTGGCGCCGGCCGGCAACGTTCAAATCGGAATAGCTGCCATTGATCACGGAGCCGATGCTGTGTATATCGGCGCTCCCAAATTCGGTGCCAGGGCCGGAGCCGGCAACACTATTTCGGAAATCACGGAATTAGTCCGTTATGCACACATGTTCTATGCCCGGGTATATGTAGCGCTCAATACGATTCTGACAGACCAGGAAATGCCGGAAGCACTGCAAATCATTCACTCGGTTTTCAATATCGGCGCTGACGGGTTGATTCTTCAAGATGCCGGCCTCCTGGAGCTGGACCTGCCCCCCATTCCGCTGATCGCCAGTACCCAGATGCATAACCATACACCGGAAAAGGTAAAATTTCTTGAAGACGTGGGGTTTAAACGCGTCATCCTCGCGCGGGAATTGTCTTTAACGGAAATGGCGGAGATTCGAAACCAAACCCGTGGGGAACTGGAAGCCTTTGTGCACGGAGCGCTGTGTGTTTCCTATAGCGGCCAATGCTATATGAGCCAGGCCATCGCCCAAAGAAGCGGCAACCGCGGCGTCTGCGCGCAGCCATGTCGTTCCCGTTACACGCTGACCGATGGCGACGGCACTGTTGTGTTACGGGACAAATTCCTTTTATCCCTGAAAGATCTTAATCTCATCACTGCCATTTCCGATCTGGCTGCGGCCGGTGTAACCTCGTTTAAAATCGAAGGCCGTTACAAGGACATCGATTACGTCAAAAACATCACAGCCGCCTACCGGATAGCCATCGATCGGTTTATCGACACGCACCCGGCATATCGCCGCGCCAGCGCCGGAGTCAGTACCTTTACGTTTTCAGCGGACCCCGAAAAAACCTTTAATCGTGGCTACACAAACTACTTTCTTTTCGGTCGAAAAGAAAAGATCGCCTCAATGGATACGCAAAAATCTATCGGGCAATTCTTGGGGATTATCAGCGCGGTAAGAAAGGATTCATTTCGCATCCAAAATGCCGACCTCACCAACGGGGACGGTCTTTGTTTCTTTACAAAGGAAAACACCCTGGCAGGATTCCGGGTCGACCGAATCATAAAAGAAACCGTTTATCCCAATACCATGAAAGGCTTGTCAATCGGCACCCGGTTGTATCGCAACCATGACCACGCTTTTTCCCGCATGCTGAAAAAAGATTCCGGGGCACGACGTATCGGTATAGAAATGAATTTTATTCAGAATAATACCCATATCCATCTTCTGGTTAAGGATGAAGACGGCAACCGGGCCGATCACGTCATGGCCGCTTTATTTGAACCTGCCCGCGACCCGGTCCGAGCACGCGCACAAATTCAGACACAGCTGACCAGCACGGGCAATAGCCCCTATCATGTAACGGAAATAACGATTTATCCCGAAGCGCCGGGATTTCTCCCTTTGAGCACCCTCAACGGCATCAGACGCCATGTCCTTGAAGCGCTCACTCAAATCCGGCCTCGACATTACCCGCGTCACACCCTTCGGCTGACACCCAACACCGTTGCCTACCCGGAAAAAATATTGGACTTTCAGGCCAATGTTCTGAATGAGTATGCCCGGCGCTTTTACGAACGCCACGGCGCGCAACTTCGCGAACCCGCATTTGAAACCCTTTCCAATACAACCGGAAAAACGGTTATGACCACGCGATATTGCATTCGCCACCAACTGGGCGCTTGTCCGAAGTCCGGCAAAAAAACGCTTGTACTCAAGGCGCCCTTGCGAATCACCGACGGGCATCATGCTTATCGGCTCGATTTTGACTGCCAACAGTGCAAAATGTTCGTGGTGATGGAAAACACGCAGTGA